Proteins found in one bacterium genomic segment:
- the acpP gene encoding acyl carrier protein, whose amino-acid sequence MALEDKVKDIIVEQLGVNAEQVTPEASFIEDLGADSLDTVELVMAFEEEFGAEIPDEDAEKLTTVGGVIEYLKSKGITA is encoded by the coding sequence ATGGCACTTGAAGATAAAGTCAAAGATATCATCGTCGAACAGTTGGGCGTGAATGCCGAACAGGTCACACCCGAAGCTTCTTTTATCGAGGATTTGGGCGCGGATTCCCTGGACACAGTCGAACTCGTGATGGCGTTCGAAGAGGAATTCGGCGCTGAAATCCCGGATGAAGATGCCGAGAAGTTGACCACCGTCGGCGGGGTCATTGAGTACCTGAAGAGCAAGGGCATCACGGCCTAA